From Xenopus tropicalis strain Nigerian chromosome 3, UCB_Xtro_10.0, whole genome shotgun sequence, the proteins below share one genomic window:
- the LOC101732109 gene encoding LOW QUALITY PROTEIN: protocadherin gamma-B1 (The sequence of the model RefSeq protein was modified relative to this genomic sequence to represent the inferred CDS: substituted 1 base at 1 genomic stop codon), with translation MCEKITYGGRPRTIIWQVVFFLFYLYETFAGQVQYSVYEESEQGFIIGNIANDLNMDIEELSDREFQIVSQDQKQYISVNLESGDLFVTERIDRETLCGTEEECFLDMKALMVNPLHIYTVKVEIEDINDNAPIFXKNYFEAGISESALPGARFALGYAQDPDLGSNSVQSYGLSTNEYFILGERISSDGSKNPELVLEKPLDREKQNSIELMLTASDGGSPRKTGTALIKIVVYDANDNYPVFSQDTYVVNINENAPNGSLVLQLHATDEDDGSNGEITYSFSHIPENALHIFRIDSQTGELSKVGELDYEVTKRYTITVEAKDGGDLVSHCKVSVQVVDANDNAPVIIVNSFSSAISEDSPPETVIALIRIYDGDTGENGEIVCQIPDILPFQLISLTDNYYKIVSLSRLDREQRSAYNITILAKDKGLPSLCSNKTLQVTLTDINDNSPVFDKTNYIAYVPENNHPGTSVLHITALDLDINENGKITYSIISTAIQGIPVSSHVSINSATGVVYALHAFDYEKIRELHFQVMAEDSGSPSLSSNVSVRVCIIDWNDNYPKILYPSSDTEGAIYEFIPLPSEKGYLVTKVIAVDADSGHNAWLSYHLLQVQEPSIFVIGHHTGEIRLARDLEETDSSRQKLVVMVKDSGEPSLSATVTLNLIVAESFQVLPETNNKPIKLDTTSNITFYLVIAIAMISFLFILAVIAVVISKCRNSSSSVVFGTFDRKCYPPVNFRCPSQLSDGTLPLPFSYDVCVTLDSSQNEFAFLRPSQTVPTENLIDTDVTGNDSEKKVISGSNLSQFEVAVSESALPGAHFALEKEPATMEVNPYIWVKRSKVLLS, from the exons ATGTGTGAGAAGATCACATATGGAGGAAGACCAAGGACAATTATATGGCAAGTAGTCTTCTTTCTATTCTATTTGTATGAGACTTTTGCTGGTCAGGTTCAGTACTCAGTATATGAGGAATCAGAACAAGGATTCATCATAGGAAATATTGCAAATGATTTGAACATGGATATTGAGGAATTATCGGATAGAGAATTCCAAATTGTTTCTCAAGACCAAAAACAATATATAAGTGTTAATTTGGAAAGTGGAGACCTGTTTGTCACAGAGAGGATAGATAGAGAGACATTATGTGGCACAGAGGAGGAATGCTTCTTAGACATGAAAGCACTGATGGTTAATCCACTGCACATTTACACAGTTAAAGTTGAAATTGAAGACATTAATGACAATGcaccaattttttaaaaaaattattttgaagcAGGAATAAGTGAGTCTGCTTTACCAGGGGCACGGTTTGCCCTTGGCTACGCACAAGATCCTGATCTTGGTAGCAATTCTGTACAGAGCTATGGACTTAGCACAAATGAGTATTTCATCCTTGGAGAAAGAATTAGCAGCGATGGAAGTAAAAATCCTGAACTTGTGCTGGAGAAGCCTTTGGATCGAGAGAAGCAAAATTCCATTGAGTTAATGCTAACTGCTTCTGATGGAGGTAGCCCTAGAAAAACTGGCACAGCTTTAATTAAGATTGTGGTTTATGATGCTAACGATAACTATCCCGTTTTCAGTCAGGACACCTATGTAGTGAATATAAATGAAAATGCACCAAATGGCTCTTTAGTTCTCCAGTTACATGCTACTGATGAAGATGATGGGTCAAATGGAGAGATAACATATTCATTTAGTCACATTCCAGAAAACGCGTTGCACATTTTCAGAATAGATTCTCAAACTGGTGAGTTGTCAAAAGTAGGGGAGCTGGACTATGAGGTAACAAAGAGATACACAATAACGGTTGAAGCCAAAGATGGTGGCGACTTAGTTTCTCACTGTAAAGTCTCTGTCCAGGTTGTCGATGCCAATGATAATGCACCTGTGATAATAGTAAATTCTTTTTCAAGTGCAATTTCCGAGGATTCCCCACCCGAAACAGTAATAGCGCTGATTCGAATTTATGATGGAGACACTGGTGAGAATGGTGAGATTGTTTGCCAGATCCCTGACATATTACCATTCCAATTAATATCCTTAACAGACAATTATTATAAAATTGTGTCTTTATCAAGATTGGATCGAGAACAACGATCTGCCTATAATATCACAATTCTAGCTAAAGATAAAGGCTTGCCATCACTTTGCAGCAACAAAACGCTCCAAGTGACTTTAACAGATATTAATGACAATTCTCCTGTTTTtgataaaacaaattatattGCCTATGTCCCAGAAAATAACCATCCTGGAACATCAGTTCTCCATATTACTGCTTTAGATCTTGACATCAATGAAAATGGGAAAATTACTTATAGTATAATCAGTACAGCTATTCAAGGCATCCCTGTCTCTTCACATGTTTCCATAAACTCAGCAACTGGAGTTGTTTATGCCCTACATGCTTTTGACTATGAGAAGATAAGAGAATTACATTTCCAAGTAATGGCTGAAGACAGTGGATCTCCTTCTCTGAGCAGTAATGTATCTGTTAGGGTTTGTATTATTGACTGGAATGATAACTACCCGAAGATTCTCTATCCATCATCAGACACTGAAGGAGCAATATATGAATTCATCCCTCTTCCCTCTGAGAAAGGCTATCTAGTAACTAAAGTGATTGCAGTGGATGCTGACTCTGGGCACAATGCATGGCTCTCTTATCATTTATTACAGGTCCAAGAACCTTCAATTTTTGTGATTGGCCATCACACAGGGGAAATCAGGTTGGCTAGAGATTTAGAAGAAACAGATTCTTCAAGGCAAAAACTTGTAGTCATGGTGAAGGACAGTGGAGAACCCTCTTTGTCTGCAACAGTTACACTAAACCTTATTGTAGCTGAAAGCTTTCAAGTTCTTCCTGAAACAAATAACAAACCCATCAAGCTGGATACTACATccaatataacattttatttggTAATTGCAATTGcaatgatttcatttttatttattttggctgTGATTGCAGTGGTGATTTCAAAATGTAGAAATTCTAGTTCTTCAGTTGTATTTGGGACTTTTGACAGAAAATGCTACCCTCCAGTAAATTTCAGATGTCCTTCTCAGTTGAGTGATGGAACCTTGCCATTGCCTTTCTCATACGATGTCTGCGTCACACTGGATTCAAGCCAAAATGAATTTGCCTTTCTCAGGCCCAGTCAGACTGTTCCAACAGAAAATCTTATTGATACTGATGTTACAGGAAATGATtctgaaaaaaaagttatttcagGCAGCAACCTTTCCCAG TTTGAAGTAGCAGTTAGTGAATCTGCTCTACCAGGAGCACATTTTGCTTTGGAGAAAGAACCAGCAACAATGGAAGTAAATCCATATATTTGGGTCAAGAGAAGCAAAGTTCTGTTGAGTTAA
- the LOC100493106 gene encoding protocadherin gamma-B5: MAMTWQVRFFILSLLYGAGYGQIQYSVQEDQKEGSVIGNIANDLNLNVQELSIRKFHIISRTKQQYIDVNLENGDLFIKEKIDRETFCGTEKMCLLNLKAVIENPLQIFTIKVEIEDINDNAPSFSKKYFEAEISESALPNARFALGYAQDSDIGTNSVQSYSLSENEYFILGEKTNSDGHVYPELVLEKPLDREKQSSIELSLTASDGGSPRKTATALIKIVVLDANDNYPAFSQDTYQVTLSENAPDGFLVIQLQATDDDDGSNAQITYSFSHISEKGDQIFQINTENGEIKKIGALDYEVTKNYKITVEAKDGGGLFSYCEVSVQIIDANDNTPEIQINSFLSVIPEDSPPETVIALINIHDLDSGENGEVVCQISDTLPFQLISLTESYYKIVTLSRMDREIIPEYNISIIAKDKGTPSLSSTKIMQVILTDVNDNIPVFEKANYVAYVPENNSPGMAVLRVNALDLDINENGQIVYSIINTDIQDISISSHVSINSGTGVIYALHGFDYEQMREFQFQVMAKDSGIPSLSSNATIRVCITDKNDNSPKILYPSSDTEGTAVYELIPHSSEKGYLVTKVIAVDADSGHNSWLSYHLIQVQDPSIFTIGQYTGEIRLTRDFQETDSSRQKIVVMVKDNGEPSLSATVTLNLLIAENFQVIPEISNTPIKLDTPDVTFYLVIAIAIISFLFILAVIGTVISKCRSSSSPGTFGTLTRNIYPQYAFQYPSQVSDGTLPLPFSYDVCVALDSTQNEFPFLKPSQNVPTDNLIDTGDSSTGNDSLKEALPDSSLSQVSYSEWLIHF; this comes from the coding sequence ATGGCAATGACATGGCAAGTAAGATTTTTTATACTATCCCTTTTGTATGGAGCAGGTTATGGGCAGATTCAGTATTCAGTACAGGAAGATCAGAAAGAGGGATCTGTAATAGGAAATATTGCAAATGATTTGAACTTGAATGTTCAGGAATTGTCAATTAGAAAATTCCATATTATTTCTCGTACCAAACAGCAGTATATTGATGTTAATTTAGAAAATGGAGACTTATTTATCAAGGAGAAAATTGACAGAGAGACTTTCTGTGGTACTGAGAAAATGTGCTTGCTAAACCTCAAAGCTGTAATCGAAAATCCTCTCCAGATCTTCACCATTAAAGTTGAAATTGAAGACATAAATGACAATGCACCGAGTTTTTCTAAGAAATATTTTGAAGCCGAAATAAGTGAATCTGCTTTGCCAAATGCACGGTTTGCCCTTGGTTATGCACAAGATTCAGATATTGGAACCAATTCAGTGCAGAGCTATTCATTAagtgaaaatgaatattttatcCTTGGAGAAAAAACTAACAGTGATGGGCATGTATATCCAGAACTTGTGTTGGAGAAGCCTTTGGACAGAGAAaagcagagttccattgagttgAGTCTAACTGCTTCTGATGGAGGTAGCCCAAGGAAAACTGCTACAGCTTTAATTAAAATTGTAGTTCTTGATGCCAATGACAACTACCCTGCATTTTCTCAGGACACATACCAAGTGACCCTAAGTGAAAATGCTCCAGATGGCTTCTTGGTTATCCAATTGCAGGCTACTGATGACGACGATGGTTCCAATGCACAAATAACGTATTCATTCAGTCACATTTCTGAGAAAGGTGACCAGATCTTTCAGATAAATACTGAAAATGGGGAGATAAAAAAAATTGGAGCGCTGGACTACGAAGTAACAAAAAATTATAAGATAACCGTGGAAGCTAAAGATGGCGGCGGTTTATTTTCTTATTGCGAAGTGTCAGTTCAAATCATCGATGCTAATGATAATACACCCGAGATACAAATCAATTCATTCTTAAGTGTAATTCCAGAGGATTCTCCACCTGAGACAGTCATAGCGTTAATTAATATCCATGATTTGGACTCAGGAGAGAATGGTGAAGTTGTCTGTCAGATCTCCGACACGCTGCCGTTTCAGTTAATATCACTGACTGAGAGTTACTACAAAATTGTAACTTTATCGAGAATGGACAGGGAAATAATTCCTGAATATAATATCTCAATCATTGCCAAAGATAAAGGAACGCCATCCCTGTCCTCCACCAAGATAATGCAGGTCATTTTAACAGACGTTAACGACAACATCCCTGTTTTTGAAAAAGCAAATTACGTAGCCTATGTACCTGAAAATAACTCCCCAGGAATGGCTGTGCTTCGTGTCAATGCCTTAGATCTTGATATTAATGAAAATGGGCAAATTGTTTATTCTATTATAAATACAGACATCCAGGATATCTCCATATCTTCCCATGTTTCAATAAACTCAGGAACTGGAGTTATTTATGCCCTACATGGTTTTGACTACGAGCAGATGCGAGAATTTCAGTTTCAGGTAATGGCTAAAGACAGCGGGATCCCGTCACTGAGCAGCAATGCCACCATTAGAGTTTGTATAACTGATAAGAATGATAATTCTCCAAAGATTCTCTATCCATCATCAGACACTGAAGGAACAGCCGTCTATGAATTAATTCCTCACTCCTCAGAGAAAGGCTACCTAGTAACCAAAGTGATTGCAGTCGATGCTGACTCAGGGCACAATTCATGGCTTTCCTATCATTTAATTCAGGTTCAAGATCCTTCGATTTTTACGATTGGTCAGTACACAGGGGAAATTAGATTAACACGTGATTTTCAAGAAACGGATTCTTCAAGGCAAAAAATTGTGGTGATGGTAAAAGATAACGGGGAACCCTCTCTATCTGCTACAGTCACACTAAACCTACTTATAGCTGAAAATTTTCAAGTTATTCCCGAGATAAGTAACACGCCTATCAAGTTGGATACACCTGATGTAACCTTTTACCTAGTCATAGCCATTGCAATCATttcctttttattcattttagcTGTGATTGGTACAGTCATTTCTAAATGTAGATCATCTAGCTCTCCAGGAACTTTTGGAACTTTAACTAGAAACATATATCCACAATATGCTTTTCAATACCCATCCCAAGTGAGTGATGGAACCTTACCATTGCCTTTCTCCTATGATGTATGTGTTGCACTGGATTCAACCCAGAATGAGTTTCCCTTTCTCAAGCCAAGCCAGAATGTTCCAACTGACAATCTCATTGATACTGGTGATTCATCTACTGGTAATGATTCCTTAAAAGAAGCTCTACCTGACAGCAGTCTTTCACAGGTAAGCTACTCTGAATGGCTAATTCATTTTTAA